Genomic DNA from Pseudomonas fluorescens:
GAACGGCTTGGCGTAGGTGGCCAGGCCGTCGCCGTCGAACGCGGAGCTGCCCATGGCCTGCATCAGGTGCGGACGCTCGTCGATGGTCATCCATTCCGGGAACAGTTTCTGCCCCAGCGCGCCCTCGAGGAACGACGACTTGCGGTACAGGTTGCCGCCGGACACCGCCGACAGGAAGCTGCCGAACAAGCCGCCGGCCAGCTCGGCCGAAAACAACACCGGCACTTCACAGGTCGGCACCGGCCGCGCGCCCAGGCGGCTGGCCGCCCGTTGTGCGGCTTTCCGGCCAATGCTCACCGGGTCCGCCAGCAAGGTGCCCTGGCGGTTCACGTCGTACCAGTAATCGCGCTGCATCTGGCCATCGGCTTCGGCGATCATCACGCAACTGAGACTGTGGCGAGTCGATGCATAACCGCCGATGAAGCCGTGGCTGTTGCCATAGACCCGGCAGCCCTGGTGGGTATTGAGCGTCGTGCCGTCGGCATTCTTGATCCGGCTGTCGGCCTCGAATGCCGCCGCTTCGCAACGCAGTGCCTGTTCGATGGCCTGCTCGGGGGTGATGTCCCAGGCGTGAAACAGGTCGAAGTCGCGCAGCTCCTTGCACATCAGCGCAGCATCGGCCAGGCCCGAGGCTTCGTCTTCGGAGGTGTGCTTGGCAATAGCCAGTGCCGCGGCGACGGTTTCGCGAATGGCCTCCGGACCACTCGCCGAAGTGCTGGCCGAGCCCTTGCGCTGGCCCACGTACAAGGTGATGCCAAAGCCCTGGTCGCGATTGAATTCGACGGTTTCCACCTCGCGCTGGCGCACCGACGTCGACAGGCCCTGCTCCAGCGATACAGCCACTTCACAGGCACTGGCGCCCTGGCGCTTGGCCTCGGCAAGGATCTGCTCGACTTGCTCCTGCAGTGCCGGCAATGCTTGCGGGCCGACGCTTTGAACTGCACTCATGGTGTTCTCCACTCAAATTCTTCTTTCGGTGATGGCCTTCGAGCGACCGGGCCGGACAAGCGGCCCCCGACTGGTTATCATGGCGGCGTTTCTTTGCGGACTGCCACCATGGTTGATTCTTACGACGACTCCCTCTACGAGGGTGAAAAAAGCAAATCCCAGGTCAAACGCGAGCTGCATGCTCTGGTTGACCTCGGCGAGCGACTGACAACACTCAAGCCTGACTTGCTGGCCAAACTGCCTTTGACCGACGCCTTGCGCCGGGCCCTGGCCGATGCGCCCAAGCACACCGCGAATATCGCGCGTAAACGGCACCTGCAATTCATCGGCAAGCTGATGCGCGATCAGGACACTGACGCCATTTTGGTCCTGCTCGATCAACTCGATGCCTCCACCCGGCAATACAACGAACGTTTCCACAACCTGGAGCGCTGGCGCGATCGCTTGATCGCAGGCGACGACGGCACCCTGGAAAAATTCGTCATCGACTACCCGGAGGCTGATCGTCAGCAATTACGCTCCCTGATCCGTCAGGCCCAGCACGAACTGGCGCAGAACAAGCCACCGGCCTCGAGCCGTAAAATCTTCAAGTACATCCGTGAGCTGGACGAAACCCAACGCGGCTTGCGCTGAACCTCCCAACTTCACCAGAAACCATTACCGTGGCGAGGGAGCTTGCTCCCGCTCGGTCGGTCCGACGCCTCGGGCGCAGCGACCGCATTGGGGCTACTGCGTAGCCCAGCGGGAGCAAGCTCCCTCGCCACGGGGCCGCTGAATATTTTCATGCGCCCGTGCCACCCACGGTAATCGCGTCGATCTTCAAGGTCGGCTGGCCGACGCCCACCGGCACCGATTGCCCGTCCTTGCCGCACGTGCCCACACCGCTGTCCAGCGCCAGGTCGTTACCGACCATCGACACCTTGCTCATCGCCTCCGGCCCGTTGCCGATCAGGGTCGCGCCTTTGACCGGCGCGGTGATCTTGCCGTCTTCGATCAGGTAGGCCTCGCTGGTGGAGAACACGAACTTGCCACTGGTGATGTCCACCTGGCCGCCGCCGAGGTTGGCGCAATAGATACCTTTTTTCACCGAGGCGATAATTTCCGCCGGATCGCTTTGACCACCGAGCATGTAGGTGTTGGTCATGCGCGGCATGGGCAGGTGCGCGTAGGATTCACGGCGACCATTGCCCGTGCGGGCCACGCCCATCAGCCGGGCATTGAGCTTGTCTTGCATGTAGCCCTTGAGCACACCGTTCTCGATCAGCGTGGTGCATTCGGTCGGCGTGCCTTCGTCGTCGACGCTCAGGGAGCCACGACGCCCGGCCAGGGTGCCGTCATCGACGATGGTGCAGAGTTTCGAGGCAACCATTTCCCCCATGCGCCCGCTGTAGGCTGAGCTGCCCTTGCGGTTGAAATCGCCTTCCAGGCCGTGACCCACCGCTTCGTGCAGCAGCACGCCGGACCAACCGGACCCCAGCACCACCGGCAACGTACCGGCCGGGGCCGGAATGGCCTCGAGGTTGACCAGCGCCTGGCGCAGCGCTTCGCGGGCGTAGCCCATGGCACGGTCTTCGCTGAGGAAATAACGATAATCGGTGCGTCCGCCGCCGCCATGGCCACCGCGCTCACGGCGACCGTTCTGCTCGACGATCACGCTGACGTTGAACCGCACCAGCGGCCGCACGTCCGCCACCAGACCGCCGTCGGTGGAAGCCACCAGGATCCGCTCCCAGACCCCGGCCATGCTCACCGTCACTTGTTGGATACGCGGATCGAGGGCACGGGTGGCGACGTCGATGCGCTTGAGCAGCTCGACTTTTTCGGCGCGGCTCATGACTTCCAGCGGGTTATCCGGCGCATACAACTGCGCCACGTCCTGGCTGCTGAACGCCTGGACCGTGCCGTTCTGCCCGGCGCGGGAGATCGAGCGGGCCGCACGGGCCGCGGCACCGAGGGCCTCCAGGGTGATGGCGTTGCTGTAGGCAAAACCGGTTTTTTCCCCGGACTGGGCGCGCACACCCACGCCCTGGTCAAGGTTGAAACTGCCTTCCTTGACGATGCCGTCTTCCAGCGACCAGGACTCGGAGATCTGCCCTTGGAAATACAGGTCGGCCGCATCGATGCCCGGGCCGGCCAGGTCGCCCAGCACGCCTTGCAGGCTCTCCAGGGTTACGCCGCCAGGGGCTAAGAGGTGTTCACTGACTGAGGACAACAACCCGCTCATATGTTTTACGCCTTGAATTCGTCGTCTTGGACAGGTCGCGGTGAAGCGCCCTGCGAGAAAAAGCGCCGATGGCTAGCCACCGGCATGCGCGCCCGGATGGACGCCTGTTCGCTGCTGTCGCGCTCGGCCAGCAGCACGGCCTCACCTTGATCCTGTTGTGCCAGCACATGGCCCCACGGGTCGACAATCGCGGCATGGCCAAAGGTTTCCCGCGGCCCCGGATGCACGCCGCCCTGGGCGGCCGCCAGCATGTAGCACTGGGTCTCGATGGCCCGGGCGCGAATCAATACCTCCCAATGGGCCGCGCCGGTCACCGCGGTAAACGCCGACGGCGCCGTGATCAGTTCGGCCCCGGCAGCCCGCAACTCGCTGTAGAGCTCCGGAAACCGCAAGTCGTAACAGACCGTCAGGCCGACCCGGCCCACGGGGGTATCGGCAACCACCACGTTAGCGCCATAAGCATAGTCATCCGACTCGCGATAGCGCCCGCGATTGTCCGCCACATCCACATCGAACAAGTGCAGCTTGTCGTAGCGCGCCACGATCTGGCCCTGATCGTCGACCAGCAACGAACAGGCGTGGGACCTGGCCTCGGGCTGGTCCACCGGTGGCAACGGCAACGTGCCGGCCACAATCCATAACTTGAGGTCTCGGGCGACCTGTTTCAACCAGGGCAGGATCGGTCCCTGACCAAAGGCTTCGGCACGACCGATATCGGCAATGTCCCGCCGTCCCATCGCCGCGAAATTCTCCGGCAGCACGGCCAGCCTGGCGCCGCCTGCGGCAGCCTGCTCCAGCAGCGCACGAGCACGGGCCAGGTTGGCGAGCACATCGCTCTGGCTGACCATTTGAATCACTGCGACGGACATGGCAGTTCCCCGTTGTTTGGTAGTGCCCCTGTGGGAGCGAGCTTGCTCGCGATTGCGGTGGATCAATCAACAAAGATGTTGGATGTACCGGCCTCATCGCGAGCAAGCTCGCTCCCACAGGGGATTGTCATCGTCTGTCAGAACGGCTTATCAAAGGTAATCTTCGGCTCTTTCCACGGGCCCTTGACGTCGTATCTTACGCTGGCGAAACGCGCCACGCGGTCGCCGATCAGTTTGTCGATCAAAAACAGCGCGCCACCCACCGCCGGGGCACCGACGATCAGCGCGGCGATTGGCAGGTTGTTGGTCACCGGCAGCGTCACCAGCAGCTTGGCGTCGACCCGGTCGGCCACCATGTCCAGCGTGCCGTTGAGTTCCAGGTTGCTCGACGGCCCGGTCAGGGTAATGGGTTCGCGGGTCACGTACACACCGTCGCTCGCCACCAGCAGTCCCTTGACCCGGTCGTAGCTAAGCCCCTTGCCGAACAGGTCGGAGAAGTCCAGGCGCAAGCGTCGGCCGATGGAGTTGAAGTTCAGCAGGCCAAATACCCGCAACGCCTGGGCGCTGCCTTCCACTTCGACAAACTGGCCCTTGCTCAGCGACGCGTCGAGGCTGCCGGAAAAACGCTTGGTGGCGACCCACGCTGGCGAGCCGGGCCAGCGGCCATCGACATCCAGGCGGAACGTCTGGCTGGTCACGCTTGGGGCATAACCCCAGCCCTTGAGCACGTCGCCCAGGTTCTTGCCGCCGATACGGCCCTTGTACCAACTGCTGGTGGAACCGGGCGCGCCTTCCCAACCACCACTGCCGTTCAACACCATGCCCTTGAGGCCCATGTCCAGCTCGTTCAGCGCGATGCCCTTGGCGGTCGGTCGTACTTTCAACGACCACGCACCGATGAGATCAGGGCCCTGGAACAATTGGTCGATGGCAATATCCATGGCCGGGATTTTGCCGGGATCGACCGACGCCAACGGATCCGGTGAGTTTTCATCCGCCTGGACCGTCGGGTCTGTGGCCGGCAGGCGCACATAATCAAGCTTGATACCAATCGGGGCGGCCTTTGCGTCCGGCAGGCTGACATTGCCCTTGGCCTGCTGGCTGTCGAGCCGCAAGGCCCAGGCGTCCGGCCTGCGGTCCAATTGCACCGATGCCTGGTCCAGGGTCGTACCCATGGCCGTGAGCTTGCCGACAGTCAGATCGACGCTGCTGAGCAGTTGCTTGGCACTGCCGCCCGGATCCTGGCCGGCGTACTTGTTGACCAGGTCCTGCCAGGGACTCACGTCCAGTGCAGGCAGTGTGCCGCGCAGTCGCAGTCCCTTGGCCCCGGGTAGAACGGCATCGCCGGCCCCCAGCAACAATTCGCCACGACCATCGGCGACTTTCCCGCTCGGCGCGGCGTAAGTGAAATTGGCCAGATCGCCATAATCGAGCCAATAACGCCGCTCCGGCCCTTGCAGGGTCATGCGAAACACCGTGTCGCGCCCGACATCGGCGGCCATGCCGAAGGGTGCCGGCAGGTCCACCGCCACGCCCTTGAGGTTGGAACTGACCGACAACTGGCTGTCGGCGCCGTCGAGGATCACTTGCAACTGGTACGGCACGACACCGGATACCGGCAACGGCTGGGTGACATTCAGCCAACTGGTGAGTTTCTTGATCTCCACCTGCCCGGACGCCGAGACTCGTGTGTTGAGCGCTCCGGCGCGGCCTTCGGCGAAGATCTGTGCGGTCACGGGTCGGTCGAATGCCCGGGCACTGATGCCCTTGCCGCTCAAGCCCTTGTTGCTGTCGAAGCGGAAATCGCCCTTGAGTTGGGTCAGTTCCAGTACCGGCTCGCTGAGCTTGAGACGGGCCTTGTCGGTGGCGAAATCCACCAGGATCTTCGGTTGTTCGCCTTTGACCAGGGGGATGTCAAGCTTCACGCTGCCTTGCAGGTCGCCCTCGCCTTCCCAGCCGGCAAATGTCTCGGCGGTCCCGATCGGCGCGGTCTGGAGGATTTTCAGACCGTCCCCCAGTCCTCCAGCGAACCCGCCGTCCAGAAACAGATGAACGCTCTGCCCGCTGGGTACATGGGGAATGTTCACCGAAACATCCTTGACCTGGGTATCGAGCAATTGTCCTTGGCTGGCGAAGATGCGTACGCCGCTGTCTTCGACGAAGACATCACCGCTGACCTTGCTGACCGAAGGCCAGCCCGGCTGGAACGCCAGTTCGGCGTCATGCACCTTGAAAAACAGGCTGATACTGCGTGCCGCGTCTTCGGCACCGTGATTGAGCGAGCCTTGATACTGGAAGAAGCCCTCGTCCACCGCGCCCTTGACGATGGCCGTGCGCAGCCACTCATCCAGCGCCGGGCTGAGGACCGCCGGCAGGTACTTGGCGGTGTAGCGTCCGTCACCATCCACCAGGCCAACCCGCAGGTCCATGTAGTCTTCCTGGCTGTGGTCGAAATGCAGGCGGATCAGGAAATCGCCAGCAATCCGGCCCTCCTCGCCCAGCACCTTCAAATACGGCGCGATCAGGGTGAAGCCTTGCTTGTCGAGCTTCCAGGTCAACCGGGCGTTGGCCTGCAGATACTGCCAGGGCTTGGCGAAAATCGGGTCCAGGTGCAGGGAAAAATCCTTGCTGTCCATGCGCAGCTCGCCGCCACCGAGGTCGCCGCTCAGACTCCCCGATACATTGCGCGCAGCCGGGGCGCCGCGATAGGCGTCAAAGCCCACGGTGTCCAGGTTGGTGGCGAAGCTGATTTTCTGGTCACCGGTGTTCTGCGGCCGGTAGTCCAGCAGCACGTTGCGCAGGCCACCGGTCACCTTGAGACGGTCGATGGTCGTCGCCAGGCCTTCAGGCAACGGTGCCAGGGCGTTGAGCAAAGGCGTAAGCGGGGTCAGGTCGAGGCGATCGGCCTGCAGGTGCCAGCGCTCCTCGGCCTTTTCGGTGGCAGCACTCTGTTGCAGTTGCAGGCGCGATTCCCAGCGGGTTTCGCCCAGGTTCATCGCCAGGGAATCGAAGGTCGCGGTAAATCCCTGGTCACCACGCTGGAAGTATCCATTGAGCGCCAGGTTATGGATCTGCACCGGCTTGCGCTCGGCGTAGGCACCCAGGATGTCAGGAGCGTTCAAGCGCATGGCCGCGCTTTGCACCGTACCGCCGCCCCAACTCAGCCAGAACTCGCCACCGGCCTTGATCCGGGAAAAATTCCATTGCTGGGTCAGGCGTTTGGGCAGCCATTTGGACCAGTCGCTTTGCGGCAGGCTCAGGTACGCATCGGCCTGGCCGTTCTTCCAGTCACTGGCGCGGATCCGGGTGCGCAGGTTGATCGCCACCGGCTGACCGTCAGGCAGGGTCAAGCGCACGTCCAGCCGTTGACGGATGGCGCCGGTGCGCAAGCTCAAACCGACGTAGGTGAGGGTCAGCGGTGGTTGCTCGACAGGTTGCAACGTCACCTGGCTATCGAGCAGCGAGAACCTGGAGACCACCTGCATGCGTTCGAGCAATTGCTGCGGATCGAGGGGCTGGTCGTCCTTCACCGGCAGGCCTTCCAGGGCCCACTTGCCGTCGGTGCCCTCCTTGAGGCTGATCTTCAGGCCGCTGACTTCCAGGTGGGCAATACGCACCTGACGTGCCAGCAAGCTGTCCCACAGGTCA
This window encodes:
- the pmbA gene encoding metalloprotease PmbA, which gives rise to MSAVQSVGPQALPALQEQVEQILAEAKRQGASACEVAVSLEQGLSTSVRQREVETVEFNRDQGFGITLYVGQRKGSASTSASGPEAIRETVAAALAIAKHTSEDEASGLADAALMCKELRDFDLFHAWDITPEQAIEQALRCEAAAFEADSRIKNADGTTLNTHQGCRVYGNSHGFIGGYASTRHSLSCVMIAEADGQMQRDYWYDVNRQGTLLADPVSIGRKAAQRAASRLGARPVPTCEVPVLFSAELAGGLFGSFLSAVSGGNLYRKSSFLEGALGQKLFPEWMTIDERPHLMQAMGSSAFDGDGLATYAKPFVEKGELVSYILGTYSGRKLGMPSTANAGGVHNLFVTHGEEDQAALLRRMGRGLLVTELMGHGLNMVTGDYSRGAAGFWVENGEIQFPVQEVTIAGNMRDMFKQIVAVGNDLELRSNIRTGSVLIERMTVAGS
- the yjgA gene encoding ribosome biogenesis factor YjgA, which gives rise to MVDSYDDSLYEGEKSKSQVKRELHALVDLGERLTTLKPDLLAKLPLTDALRRALADAPKHTANIARKRHLQFIGKLMRDQDTDAILVLLDQLDASTRQYNERFHNLERWRDRLIAGDDGTLEKFVIDYPEADRQQLRSLIRQAQHELAQNKPPASSRKIFKYIRELDETQRGLR
- the tldD gene encoding metalloprotease TldD; translated protein: MSGLLSSVSEHLLAPGGVTLESLQGVLGDLAGPGIDAADLYFQGQISESWSLEDGIVKEGSFNLDQGVGVRAQSGEKTGFAYSNAITLEALGAAARAARSISRAGQNGTVQAFSSQDVAQLYAPDNPLEVMSRAEKVELLKRIDVATRALDPRIQQVTVSMAGVWERILVASTDGGLVADVRPLVRFNVSVIVEQNGRRERGGHGGGGRTDYRYFLSEDRAMGYAREALRQALVNLEAIPAPAGTLPVVLGSGWSGVLLHEAVGHGLEGDFNRKGSSAYSGRMGEMVASKLCTIVDDGTLAGRRGSLSVDDEGTPTECTTLIENGVLKGYMQDKLNARLMGVARTGNGRRESYAHLPMPRMTNTYMLGGQSDPAEIIASVKKGIYCANLGGGQVDITSGKFVFSTSEAYLIEDGKITAPVKGATLIGNGPEAMSKVSMVGNDLALDSGVGTCGKDGQSVPVGVGQPTLKIDAITVGGTGA
- a CDS encoding carbon-nitrogen hydrolase family protein, whose amino-acid sequence is MSVAVIQMVSQSDVLANLARARALLEQAAAGGARLAVLPENFAAMGRRDIADIGRAEAFGQGPILPWLKQVARDLKLWIVAGTLPLPPVDQPEARSHACSLLVDDQGQIVARYDKLHLFDVDVADNRGRYRESDDYAYGANVVVADTPVGRVGLTVCYDLRFPELYSELRAAGAELITAPSAFTAVTGAAHWEVLIRARAIETQCYMLAAAQGGVHPGPRETFGHAAIVDPWGHVLAQQDQGEAVLLAERDSSEQASIRARMPVASHRRFFSQGASPRPVQDDEFKA
- a CDS encoding YhdP family protein translates to MERLTRILAALTRWGLGLCALLLVLLALYVSLGRELVPLVAEYRAEVETRAGAALGMPVHIGRLDGSWSALAPILAARDVVVGEGPNALHLDQVRVVPDLWDSLLARQVRIAHLEVSGLKISLKEGTDGKWALEGLPVKDDQPLDPQQLLERMQVVSRFSLLDSQVTLQPVEQPPLTLTYVGLSLRTGAIRQRLDVRLTLPDGQPVAINLRTRIRASDWKNGQADAYLSLPQSDWSKWLPKRLTQQWNFSRIKAGGEFWLSWGGGTVQSAAMRLNAPDILGAYAERKPVQIHNLALNGYFQRGDQGFTATFDSLAMNLGETRWESRLQLQQSAATEKAEERWHLQADRLDLTPLTPLLNALAPLPEGLATTIDRLKVTGGLRNVLLDYRPQNTGDQKISFATNLDTVGFDAYRGAPAARNVSGSLSGDLGGGELRMDSKDFSLHLDPIFAKPWQYLQANARLTWKLDKQGFTLIAPYLKVLGEEGRIAGDFLIRLHFDHSQEDYMDLRVGLVDGDGRYTAKYLPAVLSPALDEWLRTAIVKGAVDEGFFQYQGSLNHGAEDAARSISLFFKVHDAELAFQPGWPSVSKVSGDVFVEDSGVRIFASQGQLLDTQVKDVSVNIPHVPSGQSVHLFLDGGFAGGLGDGLKILQTAPIGTAETFAGWEGEGDLQGSVKLDIPLVKGEQPKILVDFATDKARLKLSEPVLELTQLKGDFRFDSNKGLSGKGISARAFDRPVTAQIFAEGRAGALNTRVSASGQVEIKKLTSWLNVTQPLPVSGVVPYQLQVILDGADSQLSVSSNLKGVAVDLPAPFGMAADVGRDTVFRMTLQGPERRYWLDYGDLANFTYAAPSGKVADGRGELLLGAGDAVLPGAKGLRLRGTLPALDVSPWQDLVNKYAGQDPGGSAKQLLSSVDLTVGKLTAMGTTLDQASVQLDRRPDAWALRLDSQQAKGNVSLPDAKAAPIGIKLDYVRLPATDPTVQADENSPDPLASVDPGKIPAMDIAIDQLFQGPDLIGAWSLKVRPTAKGIALNELDMGLKGMVLNGSGGWEGAPGSTSSWYKGRIGGKNLGDVLKGWGYAPSVTSQTFRLDVDGRWPGSPAWVATKRFSGSLDASLSKGQFVEVEGSAQALRVFGLLNFNSIGRRLRLDFSDLFGKGLSYDRVKGLLVASDGVYVTREPITLTGPSSNLELNGTLDMVADRVDAKLLVTLPVTNNLPIAALIVGAPAVGGALFLIDKLIGDRVARFASVRYDVKGPWKEPKITFDKPF